From Spirochaeta lutea, one genomic window encodes:
- a CDS encoding glycerophosphodiester phosphodiesterase family protein gives MRVLIRTWYILSSVFLVITITNLLPNWPQGGQPSPLLKEPGIPPAVVPHGGAKLLYPENTVFSFWAMNDAGYEVFEIDLALTRDGQLISHHDLDIQGTTGISGRRVDSFTYDELLGFNFGSQFQSLNGDFPYRDLNAQGTKRERAILQTLVPARLEDLFVAFPDKQFLLELKDTVPGSGDSQAKAAAAELVRLIARYGMSDKVTISSFDDQVISYLTQFSRGILPLRVAASTQDSVIFAIITSLRLGFFLWPSYDAFMLPADSVLEGSLRTTLEKLPAFIRDSIARYDETRDVWYSDLGRGSIIRTAHKLGKAVYYWTVNSPQIAGKLTQLHADGIITDRPDIISSVVSETQRQQNNTRD, from the coding sequence TATTTCTGGTTATCACGATAACGAACCTGCTCCCCAATTGGCCCCAGGGGGGGCAGCCGAGTCCCCTTTTAAAGGAGCCAGGAATCCCCCCGGCGGTGGTTCCCCACGGAGGAGCAAAACTTCTGTATCCCGAGAATACGGTGTTTTCATTTTGGGCGATGAACGATGCGGGCTACGAGGTGTTTGAGATTGATCTGGCTCTCACCCGGGATGGGCAGCTGATTTCCCACCATGATTTAGATATTCAGGGAACCACCGGAATTAGCGGCCGGCGGGTGGACAGTTTTACCTACGATGAGCTATTAGGTTTCAACTTTGGCTCCCAGTTCCAATCTCTTAACGGGGATTTTCCCTACCGAGATTTAAATGCCCAGGGAACCAAGAGAGAACGTGCCATCCTCCAAACCCTCGTTCCAGCCCGACTTGAAGATTTGTTTGTAGCCTTCCCGGATAAACAATTCCTCCTGGAGCTGAAGGATACCGTGCCAGGCAGCGGAGACTCCCAGGCGAAAGCCGCCGCAGCGGAGTTGGTGCGCCTCATTGCCCGATACGGAATGTCCGACAAGGTGACTATTTCAAGCTTTGACGACCAGGTTATTTCTTACCTGACTCAATTCTCCCGGGGGATTCTGCCCCTGCGGGTTGCAGCATCAACCCAGGATTCCGTCATATTTGCCATAATCACCAGTCTGCGGCTCGGTTTCTTTTTGTGGCCAAGCTACGATGCGTTTATGCTCCCCGCTGATTCGGTACTAGAAGGCAGTCTCCGCACCACGTTAGAGAAACTACCCGCATTTATCCGTGACAGTATCGCCCGGTACGACGAAACCCGGGATGTTTGGTACAGCGATCTTGGCCGAGGATCTATTATCCGAACAGCCCACAAATTGGGGAAAGCAGTGTACTATTGGACCGTTAACAGTCCTCAAATTGCTGGAAAACTCACCCAGCTGCATGCAGACGGCATTATTACCGACCGGCCAGATATTATCTCATCGGTGGTCTCAGAAACCCAGCGTCAACAGAACAACACTCGTGACTGA
- a CDS encoding divergent PAP2 family protein encodes MASAAFSVSAVFSLIVIYDAYRLRGEVQKHAQVLNRLRATLELKDEAVLNEMVGHSLAEILWGIVYGLSVTSVVLLTLGF; translated from the coding sequence ATGGCATCGGCTGCTTTTTCCGTCAGTGCAGTGTTCAGTCTCATTGTTATTTACGATGCGTATCGTTTGCGTGGTGAGGTTCAGAAACATGCTCAGGTGTTAAACCGGCTCAGGGCAACCCTGGAGTTGAAGGATGAGGCTGTATTAAACGAGATGGTAGGCCACTCCCTGGCTGAGATTCTCTGGGGGATTGTTTACGGATTATCAGTCACGAGTGTTGTTCTGTTGACGCTGGGTTTCTGA